Proteins encoded by one window of Lathyrus oleraceus cultivar Zhongwan6 chromosome 1, CAAS_Psat_ZW6_1.0, whole genome shotgun sequence:
- the LOC127115490 gene encoding uncharacterized protein LOC127115490, protein MYVVPIRWCPPTTSNMEVDSSSPQINGIDGDASGFQEIHGVPVQSFPPTNNMDFNSSSLETNGSDVDASRIPVVGNITSDSVKGKTCHQCRQKTKDVAATCRNPRNGKPCVIRFCHKCLLNRYGEIVKEVNLMTNWICPRCRDICNCSLCMKKRGQRPTGALAHKAKASGFKSVSEMLIKNASEDLELNNDNNADVVSSKEKEHVHQDPSEKTLKENSLSNMTQSRMNGPEASSANDFFIDPASLPSNGC, encoded by the exons ATGTATGTTGTTCCAATTCGATGGTGTCCTCCCACTACTTCCAACATGGAAGTCGATTCATCTTCACCACAAATAAATGGTATTGATGGTGATGCCAGCGGATTTCAAGAAATACATGGTGTTCCAGTTCAATCGTTTCCCCCAACCAATAACATGGATTTCAATTCTTCTTCACTAGAAACCAATGGCAGTGACGTTGATGCTAGCAGAATTCCAGTTGTCGGTAACATAACCTCTGATTCTGTGAAGGGAAAAACTTGTCACCAG TGCCGACAGAAAACAAAGGATGTTGCAGCAACCTGTAGGAATCCGAGAAATGGAAAGCCTTGTGTAATTAGGTTTTGCCACAAATGTCTTTTGAATAG ATATGGGGAAATAGTAAAAGAGGTAAATCTGATGACAAACTGGATATGTCCAAGGTGCAGAGACATTTGCAATTGCAGTTTGTGCAT GAAAAAGAGAGGTCAACGACCTACTGGTGCTCTAGCACATAAAGCCAAGGCCTCCGGTTTCAAGTCTGTGTCTGAAATGCTTATAAAGAATGCTTCTGAAGATTTAGAATTGAACAATGATAATAATGCTGATGTTGTGTCTTCAAAGGAAAAA GAGCATGTACACCAAGATCCATCAGAAAAAACTCTGAAAGAAAACTCCCTAAGTAACATGACTCAGAGTCGGATGAATGGTCCCGAGGCTTCGAGTGCAAATGATTTTTTCATTGATCCTGCTTCTTTGCCTTCAAATGGATGTTAA